CCAGCCGAAGATCCCACCGGCCAGTTGAGGTGCGAACATGTCGAACAGACCGGCGCGACCCGCCCATGAAGGCGTGGTCACGCGCGTGGAGCAGCTCACCCCGCACATGGTGCGGGTGGTGGTCGGTGGCGAGGCGATCGCCCGGATCGACGCGAGCCGCTGCACCGACCACTACATCAAGGTGCTCTTCCCGCAGCCCGGCGTCGACTATCCGGAGCCCTTCGACATGGGCCTGATCCGGGAGACGCTGCCGCGGGAGAGCTGGCCGCTGGTTCGGACCTACACGGTGCGCAAGTGGCTGCCCGAGGCCGCGGAGATGTGGGTCGACTTCGTGGTGCACGGCGACGCCGGCATCGCGGGGCCCTGGGCGGCACGGGCGCGGGCCGGCGAGCCGTTCCGGTTCATGGGCCCGGGCGGCGGCTACGCGCCGGAGGCCGGGGCGGACTGGCACCTGCTGGCCGGCGACGAGAGCGCGCTGCCGGCCATCGCCGCCGCGCTGGCCGGCATGCCGGAGGGCGCCTCGGTGCGGGCGTTCATCGAGGTCGAGGGTCCGGACGAGGAGCAGAAACTGGAGACCGCCGCGGACGCCGAGATCGTCTGGCTGCACCGCGAGGGGCGGCCGGTCGGCGCGGCGCTGGTCGAGGCGGTGCGCGGGCTGGAGTTCCCGGCCGGGCGGGTGCAGGCGTTCGTGCACGGCGAGGCCGGCTTCGTGAAGGAGTTGCGCGGACATCTGCGCCTCGACCGCGGCCTGCCCATGGACCAGCTCTCCATCTCCGGGTATTGGCGGGCCGGGATGAACGAGGACGGCTGGCAGTCCAGCAAGCGGGAGTGGAACGCGAAGGTCGAGCAGGAGCAGGAGCAGCCGACCCCCCGGTAAGGACCGAACGCCGGATGAGGCCTTCGTCTCATCCGGCGTCTCCCCAGGTCGCGGGTCCGTCACCGTCGGACGATGATGGTGGACGTGGCAGTGCTCGAAGAACAGCGGACCCGGTCCCGGCATGGCCGGGTCTTCACCCTCGTCGCCCTGGTGCTCGCCGCGGTGAACCTGCGTCTCGCGGTGACCAGCGTGGGTCCGGTGCTCACCGAGATCCGGGACGGGCTCGGGATGAGCTCGACGGTGGCCGGGCTGCTGACCTCGGTGCCGGTGGTCTGTTTCGCCTCCATCGGGCTGCTCGCGCCCCGCCTGGCCCGGCGCCTGGGCGCCGCACGGGTGATCGTCATCGGCCTGCTGCTGCTCACCGCCGGTCTGGCCGCGCGGCCGTTCGCCACCGACTCGGTGACGTTCCTGCTGCTCAGCGCCGTCTCGCTGGCGGGTATCGCGCTGGTCAACGTGCTGCTGCCGTCGATCGTCAAGGATCACTTCCCGACCCAGGTGGGCACGGTCACCGGGGTCTACTCCGTCGCGCTGAACCTCGGGGCGACGGCGGCCGCGGCCGCGACCGTGCCGCTGACCGCCGGCTTCGGGGACTGGCGGCTCGGGCTGGGCTGCTGGGCGCTCGCCGCGCTGATCGCGCTGCCGCCGTGGCTGCTGATGGCCCGGGAGCGCACCGCCGCGCCGGCACAGGCGGCGAGCACGCCGCCGGTGCGCCTGATCCGGCAGCCGATCGCCTGGGCCCTGGCCGTGTATTTCGGCATGCAGTCCACCTCGGCGTACGTGATCATCGGCTGGCTGCCGCAGATCTACCGGGACGCCGGGCTCTCGGCCGAGCTGGCCGGCGTGCTCTTCGCGACCACCTCGCTGCTCGGGGTGCCGCTGGGCCTGGCGCTCTCCGCGGTGGCCGGCAAGGTGCGCGCGCAAAGCGGTATTGCCGTCGTTTTGGGGCTTTTCGGTATTGCTGGTTATTCCGGCCTGTGGGCCGATCCGGCCGCGGCGCCGTGGCTGTGGGCCGTCCTGCTGGGCATCGTGAACACGGCGTTCCCGTTGGTGCTGACGATGATCGCGCTGCGCGGCCGGACACCGGCCACGGTGGTCAAGTTGTCCGCCTTCGCGCAGGGCGTCGGCTATCTGATCGCCATCCCCGGGCCGATCCTCATCGGCGTGCTGCACGACGCGACGGGCGGCTGGCGCGCTCCGCTGGCGGTCATGGTGGGTCTGATGGTGCCGCAGATCACTGCCGGCTTTTTCGCCGGTCGCAATCGCCAGATTTAGGTCTTGCTCCAGGTGCCGCAAACCTGAATCCGGAGACCTCAACGACGTTCGCGACTGGCCGATAGTGACCTCAGGCTATTCACAGCCGATCTCCAGGTCGACGACCCGATCTTTCAAAGGTGGATCAGGTTCACTATCCTTCCGGCGGCAGGCTGGACCCACGCCTGCCGCTTCAGTCAAGGAGTCACGCATGCCAGCGGCAACCGACCGGACCAACGGCCGTCAGCCTCTGGCAGCCGACGCACCGGACAAAAAGAAGAAGAAGGCCAAGGGCCCCAAAGCGCCGCTCTGGACCAAGCTGCTCACCGCGTTCGGCGCGGTGCTGCTGGTGACCAGCGCCGGCACCGGCGTCACCGCCAATTACCTGCTCAGCCAGGTGACCGACAACGTTCAGACGACCACCTCGGCCCTCGGCCAGTCGGGCGGGGTCGGCGCGGTGCAGACCAACGGCAAGCTGC
Above is a genomic segment from Actinoplanes ianthinogenes containing:
- a CDS encoding siderophore-interacting protein; translated protein: MSNRPARPAHEGVVTRVEQLTPHMVRVVVGGEAIARIDASRCTDHYIKVLFPQPGVDYPEPFDMGLIRETLPRESWPLVRTYTVRKWLPEAAEMWVDFVVHGDAGIAGPWAARARAGEPFRFMGPGGGYAPEAGADWHLLAGDESALPAIAAALAGMPEGASVRAFIEVEGPDEEQKLETAADAEIVWLHREGRPVGAALVEAVRGLEFPAGRVQAFVHGEAGFVKELRGHLRLDRGLPMDQLSISGYWRAGMNEDGWQSSKREWNAKVEQEQEQPTPR
- a CDS encoding CynX/NimT family MFS transporter codes for the protein MVDVAVLEEQRTRSRHGRVFTLVALVLAAVNLRLAVTSVGPVLTEIRDGLGMSSTVAGLLTSVPVVCFASIGLLAPRLARRLGAARVIVIGLLLLTAGLAARPFATDSVTFLLLSAVSLAGIALVNVLLPSIVKDHFPTQVGTVTGVYSVALNLGATAAAAATVPLTAGFGDWRLGLGCWALAALIALPPWLLMARERTAAPAQAASTPPVRLIRQPIAWALAVYFGMQSTSAYVIIGWLPQIYRDAGLSAELAGVLFATTSLLGVPLGLALSAVAGKVRAQSGIAVVLGLFGIAGYSGLWADPAAAPWLWAVLLGIVNTAFPLVLTMIALRGRTPATVVKLSAFAQGVGYLIAIPGPILIGVLHDATGGWRAPLAVMVGLMVPQITAGFFAGRNRQI